The stretch of DNA CACCGCTACCGCTGCAATGCCCGGCAAACTCCCGAGCCACGGCATAGCCGAAATGCCGCTCCACCCACGTCAACGTGGTATGGCGAAGCCAATGCGTGGTCACCTGCTGAGTGTGCACCCAGGACAAATAGCGCCCCAACCGAAACCACACATGATCATAACGCCGCTGCGTTATCGGCACACCGCTCGCATAGCGAAGCACCTGCCCCTCCGCGGCACCATCACCACGCTCCTCCGAATGCGCCAGCAAATGCGCCATCAACGTAGGCGAAACCGGCTGCCACCGCACGGTCTCCCCTTTCTCCCGAAGTAGCAACAAGGACTGCTCCACATCAAGATCACGCCGCCGAAGCGACAACGCACCACCCCTTCGACACGCGGTTTCCGTGTGCAGCCGCAGAATCAAAGTGTCCAGCATCGGATCATTCCCCGTAGAAGCAGCGACCCTGTTCAATTCAGCCAGCTGACTGTCGGACAAGGCACGACGTGTCGTCACCTGCCGACGAGGCTTGGCAACACGACGCGCCGGGTTGTTCCCTTCCTCTATCAATCCATCGGCCACCGCGTGCGCATAGACGCAACGCAGCGCCGAAATGCAATGCTCGACGGCACTGCGCCCCGCACGGGAGTTTCGGCGCGTGACCGCTTGCTGTTTCATCGACCACGCGAAGTGCTTGATATCCGAGGCACTCAGCTCGTGCAAGCACCGATCCCCCCACTCCGCCACGACCCGGCGCCAGTAAGGACCGTAGGCACGTGCCGTCGCAGCCGAAACAGCCTCTGCCACCTTCGGAACATACTCAGCAAAGGTGGTCGACCTTCGTTCCTTCGCGACTCCGGTCAACTCGTCCCACGAGATTCCCATCTTTGCTATGAGCGTACGCAATGCCTCCACTTCAGTATTTTCCATGACCGCCTCAACCTCCGTTTCCCGCTGAGCAGTCAACCCTCCTCAGAGGAAGGTGAATGGTAGGCCAACACCATCTCGTCAAGAGCGGACATGTGATGCACGACGAGAAGATCGTATGCTGGCGCAGCCGCAAGGAAGACCCGATCTCCCGCAGAGATCCCGAGACGCCGTCGAACAACAACCGGCAAACGGAGGTAACTTTCGGCAGTGAGCTTGCACCGACACTCCCCGCAACGGCGGACCACCGCGACGGACGTTTCCGTCAACTCGATCGATACCGGCTCACT from Saccharopolyspora sp. SCSIO 74807 encodes:
- a CDS encoding site-specific integrase; the protein is MTAQRETEVEAVMENTEVEALRTLIAKMGISWDELTGVAKERRSTTFAEYVPKVAEAVSAATARAYGPYWRRVVAEWGDRCLHELSASDIKHFAWSMKQQAVTRRNSRAGRSAVEHCISALRCVYAHAVADGLIEEGNNPARRVAKPRRQVTTRRALSDSQLAELNRVAASTGNDPMLDTLILRLHTETACRRGGALSLRRRDLDVEQSLLLLREKGETVRWQPVSPTLMAHLLAHSEERGDGAAEGQVLRYASGVPITQRRYDHVWFRLGRYLSWVHTQQVTTHWLRHTTLTWVERHFGYAVAREFAGHCSGSGETGATATYVRAGLGEVARALAALTGEAHPLAAGR